From one Numenius arquata unplaced genomic scaffold, bNumArq3.hap1.1 HAP1_SCAFFOLD_1159, whole genome shotgun sequence genomic stretch:
- the ZNF385A gene encoding zinc finger protein 385A, with protein MEPVPKVLGGALAKPRRPVIACSVCQIRFNSESQAAAHYQGNRHARRLKGLEAARARRGGDTGDPPDTPGPTPAPPPETPDRPGGSQHPGVPPVTPPDAWEEEEKAKAKRLLYCALCKVAVNSLSQLEAHNKGTKHKTLVEARSGLGPIRAFPRLGGAAGTPPAEAPERSFHCQICNVRLNSELQLKQHISSRRHRDGVAGKPNPLLSRHKKPRTPPELAPLPFPKELPKALAGGGLLPPPLALAAAAAAMAAPPLALRPPGPPLLPGPPLAPALLRPAPGPLRPAHAPLLFSPY; from the exons ATGGAGCCGGTGCCGAAGGTTCTGGGGGGGGCACTGGCCAAGCCCCGGCGCCCCGTCATCGCCTGCAGCGTCTGCCAGATCCGCTTCAACTCCGAG AGCCAGGCGGCCGCGCACTACCAGGGGAACCGCCACGCTCGGCGCCTGAAGGGGCTGGAGGCCGCCCGCGCCCGCCGCGGGGGGGACACCGGCGACCCCCCCGACACCCCTGGCCCCACACCCGCCCCCCCACCGGAGACACCCGACCGCCCAGGTGGGTCCCAGCACCCCGGGGTCCCCCCAGTGACACCCCCAGACGCCTGG gaggaggaggagaaggcgaaGGCCAAGCGGCTGCTCTACTGTGCCCTCTGCAAGGTGGCCGTCAACTCCCTGTCACAGCTGGAGGCGCACAACAAAg GGACAAAGCACAAGACGCTGGTGGAGGCCCGCAGTGGGCTGGGGCCCATCCGCGCCTTCCCGCggctggggggggctgcggggacccccccggccgAGGCCCCCGAGCGTTCCTTCCACTGCCAGATCTGCAACGTCCGCCTCAACTCCGAGCTCCAGCTCAAGCAG cacatctCCAGCCGACGGCACCGGGACGGGGTGGCCGGGAAACCCAACCCACTGCTGAGCCGCCACAAGAAGCCCCGGACCCCCCCGGAGCTG GCGCCGCTGCCCTTCCCCAAGGAGCTGCCCAAGGCGCTGGcagggggggggctgctgccgccccccctggccctggcagccgccgccgccgccatggccgcccccccgctggccctgcgcccccccgggccccccctcCTACCCGGGCCCCCCCTGGCCCCTGCCCTGCTGCGCCCCGCCCCCGGGCCCCTGCGCCCCGCCCACgcccccctcctcttctccccgtACTGA
- the COPZ1 gene encoding coatomer subunit zeta-1 isoform X3, which translates to MEALILYYDDTYPSAKEQKAFEKNIFNKTHRTDSEIALLEGLTVVYKSSIDLYFYVIGSSHENELMLTAVLNCLFDSLSQMLRKNVEKRALLENMEGLFLAVDEIVDGGVVLESDPQQVVHRVAVRGEDVPLTEQTVSQVLQSAKEQIKWSLLR; encoded by the exons ATGGAGGCGCTGATCCTG TACTACGACGACACCTACCCCAGCGCCAAGGAGCAGAAAGCCTTCGAGAAGAACATCTTCAACAAGACCCATCGCACCGACA GCGAGATTGCGCTGCTGGAGGGACTCACCGTCGTCTACAAGAGCAGCATCGATCTCTACTTCTACGTCATCGGCAGCTCCCATGAGAacgag CTGATGCTCACGGCCGTCCTCAACTGCCTCTTCGACTCCCTCAGCCAGATGCTGCG GAAGAACGTGGAGAAGCGGGCGCTGCTGGAGAACATGGAAGGGCTTTTCCTGGCTGTGGACGAGATCGTGGACGGCGG cgtcGTCTTGGAGAGCGATCCCCAGCAAGTGGTTCATCGTGTGGCCGTGCGG GGCGAGGACGTGCCCCTCACGGAGCAGACGGTCTCACAG GTCCTACAGTCGGCGAAGGAGCAGATCAAGTGGTCGCTGCTGCGTTAa
- the COPZ1 gene encoding coatomer subunit zeta-1 isoform X1 has protein sequence MEALILEPSLYTVKAVIILDNDGDRLFVKYYDDTYPSAKEQKAFEKNIFNKTHRTDSEIALLEGLTVVYKSSIDLYFYVIGSSHENELMLTAVLNCLFDSLSQMLRKNVEKRALLENMEGLFLAVDEIVDGGVVLESDPQQVVHRVAVRGEDVPLTEQTVSQVLQSAKEQIKWSLLR, from the exons ATGGAGGCGCTGATCCTG GAGCCGTCTCTCTACACTGTTAAAGCCGTCATCATCCTGGACAACGATGGCGACCGGCTCTTCGTCAAG TACTACGACGACACCTACCCCAGCGCCAAGGAGCAGAAAGCCTTCGAGAAGAACATCTTCAACAAGACCCATCGCACCGACA GCGAGATTGCGCTGCTGGAGGGACTCACCGTCGTCTACAAGAGCAGCATCGATCTCTACTTCTACGTCATCGGCAGCTCCCATGAGAacgag CTGATGCTCACGGCCGTCCTCAACTGCCTCTTCGACTCCCTCAGCCAGATGCTGCG GAAGAACGTGGAGAAGCGGGCGCTGCTGGAGAACATGGAAGGGCTTTTCCTGGCTGTGGACGAGATCGTGGACGGCGG cgtcGTCTTGGAGAGCGATCCCCAGCAAGTGGTTCATCGTGTGGCCGTGCGG GGCGAGGACGTGCCCCTCACGGAGCAGACGGTCTCACAG GTCCTACAGTCGGCGAAGGAGCAGATCAAGTGGTCGCTGCTGCGTTAa
- the COPZ1 gene encoding coatomer subunit zeta-1 isoform X2, with translation MEALILEPSLYTVKAVIILDNDGDRLFVKYYDDTYPSAKEQKAFEKNIFNKTHRTDSEIALLEGLTVVYKSSIDLYFYVIGSSHENELMLTAVLNCLFDSLSQMLRKNVEKRALLENMEGLFLAVDEIVDGGVVLESDPQQVVHRVLQSAKEQIKWSLLR, from the exons ATGGAGGCGCTGATCCTG GAGCCGTCTCTCTACACTGTTAAAGCCGTCATCATCCTGGACAACGATGGCGACCGGCTCTTCGTCAAG TACTACGACGACACCTACCCCAGCGCCAAGGAGCAGAAAGCCTTCGAGAAGAACATCTTCAACAAGACCCATCGCACCGACA GCGAGATTGCGCTGCTGGAGGGACTCACCGTCGTCTACAAGAGCAGCATCGATCTCTACTTCTACGTCATCGGCAGCTCCCATGAGAacgag CTGATGCTCACGGCCGTCCTCAACTGCCTCTTCGACTCCCTCAGCCAGATGCTGCG GAAGAACGTGGAGAAGCGGGCGCTGCTGGAGAACATGGAAGGGCTTTTCCTGGCTGTGGACGAGATCGTGGACGGCGG cgtcGTCTTGGAGAGCGATCCCCAGCAAGTGGTTCATCGT GTCCTACAGTCGGCGAAGGAGCAGATCAAGTGGTCGCTGCTGCGTTAa
- the LOC141478273 gene encoding LOW QUALITY PROTEIN: transcription factor NF-E2 45 kDa subunit-like (The sequence of the model RefSeq protein was modified relative to this genomic sequence to represent the inferred CDS: inserted 1 base in 1 codon; deleted 1 base in 1 codon) yields the protein MRVPEDCGEVGGRGLSLAPPPPGPAEVELTWQEILSLSELQVSHAPPETTAPFALLGPTAPCRPPHPPHYTRDPPRRALAHSLPWXPEAIVNLPVEDFKAALGRARLSGPEVALARDIRRRGKNKVAAQKCRRRKLEAIAGLREELGRLGRERERLLRARGQAEVALGTLRRDLAAVTAQVLGALREGDGHPLPPELRPGSDGGLGGDTGCSGCHSVPHSTHG from the exons ATGCGTGTGCCTGAGGATTGCG GGGAGGTGGGAGGGCGGGGCCTGTccttggccccgcccccgccgggccccgccgaggTGGAGCTCACGTGGCAGGAGATCCTCTCCCTCAGCGAGCTCCAGGTAAGCCACGCCCCTCCCGAAACCACGGCCCCCTTCGCGCTGCTGGGTCCTAccgccccctgccggccgccgCACCCCCCGCACTACACCC GTGACCCCCCCCGGAGGGCGCTGGCCCACTCCTTGCCCT GCCCGGAGGCCATCGTCAACTTGCCCGTGGAGGACTTCAAGGCGGCGCTGGGGAGGGCCAGGCTCTCGGGGCCCGAGGTggccctggccagggacatccGCCGACGGGGCAAGAACAAGGTGGCGGCTCAGAAATGTCGCCGCCGCAAACTGGAAGCCATCGCG GGCTTGCGGGAggaactggggagactgggaCGGGAACGGGAGAGGCTGCTGCGGGCGCGGGGACAGGCGGAGGTGGCCTTGGGGACGCTGCGTAGGGACCTGGCCGCCGTCACCGCCCAGGTGCTGGGGGCTCTGAGAGAGGGGGAcgggcaccccctgccccccgaGCTGCGCCCCGGGAGCgacggggggctggggggggacactgggtgcTCAGGGTGCCATTCTgtaccccacagcacccatgggtga